The Lucilia cuprina isolate Lc7/37 unplaced genomic scaffold, ASM2204524v1 Scaffold_2941, whole genome shotgun sequence genomic sequence agactagactatagactagactatagactagactatagactagactatagactagactatagcctagactatagactagactatagactagactatagactcgactattcactgtaaattaatttaacaatttataaatattttattttaattaaaaatcatttatctCAATTTgttcacttttataaaaaactgttggtgcattatttaaatttattgagtttaacttttattacgtccgatttttaattatttttataaaaatagaaaaaccaaTATctgaaaatgtaaagaaaacgatgacataaaaaaatttatgtaattataAAGCCGCAGGTCAATGTtaacgaatattaaaaaaataaagaaaaatccttaaaaaatgaaaaggaaagccaccaagttttttaattaaatttatacttaaaaagtAAAACCATAGAAAATATGTCTTTActgcaaaatatttcataagaaaacaatatttaatattataaaacacaAAGCAAtggtaatattaaaaacatctaCATCTTGTCATATTTCTAGTGTAAAAAACATCAAATTCTTaacaagttaaaagaaaaactaaataataaaaaacatattatttacaACCAAAAAATCCACCAAGAATTGTATGTGTCAATCAGAAATTGCATTAGGAGAGATTTGAAGCAAAACAAAACGAGAAAAAACCTTAAACATGCCGGGTCCCTGTCAACGTCTGCGTCTACCCTCCCTAACATCTGTACTTAAGTCAACGACGCCGCGTGCCAACAGTGCAGACTACCCCTCATCGACGCCACCCAGCAAGCGCAACAACTCCGCCATCAATCACCACAGTACCGGTTCAACGACACATCTAATGCGTAAACAACAGCATCGTGTTGTGGTCATGGGTGCTGCTAAAGTGGGAAAAACTTGCATTATTTCACAATTTCTCTATGACAAATTCTATCCACGTTATAAACAAACAGTCGAACAATTGCATCGTGCAGAATACGAATTACCC encodes the following:
- the LOC111687282 gene encoding GTP-binding protein Rhes-like, with amino-acid sequence MPGPCQRLRLPSLTSVLKSTTPRANSADYPSSTPPSKRNNSAINHHSTGSTTHLMRKQQHRVVVMGAAKVGKTCIISQFLYDKFYPRYKQTVEQLHRAEYELPDGSALTLDILDTSGSFEFPAMRTLSITTGAAFILVYAVDDIESWYEVERLRNM